A window of Drosophila sulfurigaster albostrigata strain 15112-1811.04 chromosome X, ASM2355843v2, whole genome shotgun sequence genomic DNA:
tatacccatatatagatttatgtatatacgtgtatatacatatatattcatgtgtatatatatatactatatatattcagATCTGTTGTGGTTTAACAGTTGGCTGACAATTATGCGTTAGTACAATACTTTTTCCATCGAATACTAGGAGGAAGGaagttaattatatttgtttttcttttcttttcttttgcgattctaattattttgtatgttgtaaattatattgcattcataaaccattattttagtatttatatataccaagATATTTGGGGATTGTGATGTTTAGTTTGTTttgtgcaacaaaaacaaaacaaagtgaacaaatatatataagagaacaaaaaaaaaaaatagatatatGAAAAACAGAGAAACAAACAATTGTTAAATTGGATTTACATCGTATacatgcttttgtttttgttaaatcgttttttcatttttttcgtgttttgttttaagtttaatttgccataaatatttaataaaaagttgttCGTTTCCGTGTTTTCGTTAATGTTATTCGTaatactttgttgttgttgctgttttacGTTAACGTATCGACTGTTATACGGCAGCGTATAACAGTTGCGTTTGCTGGTATACAATTGGTAtggtattttcttttctttttttttgtttttgtatatatatatgtatatatatttatgataaatGGGAGTTTCGTACTAGTATAcatttgttcttgttcttcttaAGCGAaggtatacaaatttttgttgaatCGCAAATCGTTTGAAGTAtacgtatttgttttttgtatatatatagagttgCTCTTCttcgtatttaatttttagtatacattgtgttgttgttgtttgtaaatttaattttagtatacAATTGTTTACGTTCTGCTCCAACGTCTAGTTAGTTTTTAGCGGCTTAAAGActacgaaaaaaatatataaactatttaaactAATGCCTAAGTCGaaagttttcgttttgtgaaattgatttttgttttgttttcattattttgttttttttttttataatagttTTCATTACTTGTGATTTTTTACGTATTTGAGGTTCACAATTAACGTTAGAGcgcaaaaagctaaaaaaattgattcgttttatatatttttttttgtggttttctctttttttcttgtttgtaaTCATATATTTCtcattaattttcttttcatattattattattattattttcatggCCTTCGCGGGGGCGGCAAACGAGGAAGGAGAAAGGGGAGGCTtagaaataatacaaaaactttAGTTACTTAAgctaagcacacacaaaaagctaaatgaataataattattgttaaaaaaaaaaaaataaacaccaaaaattacacaatttgttttagcaaaaaaaattacaaagttgtttttgtttttattatgtatattatatatgtatatgttacgtatatgtgtatgtgtgtgtgggaactGAATTTACAAAGCTCTGGCacaatgtgtatgtgtgtgtgtgtgagtttcgTTAAGTTGATTTTCAGTACATAATACTAATTAAGACATAATCGTATACATAATTGATTGTATGTtacatacatgcacacacacatacacgcacacacactcgacatacacacacacacacacacacacagacagtcgATCGACTGTTATACATAATGTAATATGTATGTTAGAAGAGTTTTGGGgggaaaaaacataaaaaaaaatgatttctaTTAATgattacgcacacacacacacacacacacacaaacagaaaattatgcaaatggtTGTTAGCTTTGGCAAGCCTATCCTCAAGGGCTAAGATCCTGATGCAAATTGGGATCATAGCCGCCCATGCTATTGTCATACGGCTGCTGTTGATCATAGCCACCGGAGCCCATGGGATAACCCATTGAATCCTGTGGCGGTGCGGGCGACATCATTGGCGTTGTGGTGCCACTTGGCGGACCGGCCATCGAATATGGCGAGGCGCCGGCTGCCTTCTTGGCCGCATACAGATTGGCCTCCTCCTGGGCCTTGCCGATGTTCTTCTTGTAGCGAATGCGCTTGTTGCCAAACCAATTCGACACTTGCGAAACCTGATGGATGAGGAAGAGAGGAGAGTTAggtaaaatgcaaattaaatgcaaaaatgcaatttcgCTCACTGTTATGCCGCATTTGCGCGCCAACTCCTCCTTGGCCTCTTCGGATGGATACGGATTGCTCAGATGACTATAGAAATACTCGTTAAGGATTTCGGATGCCTGCTTGCTGAAATTGCGACGCTTGCGACGGGCGTCAAGGAAACGTGAGCGAAGGATCATAACCGCCTCGCAGGTCGATTGCTTCAGTTGCATTTGAATCGAACTGAATTTCTTGTGTATGATCTGCACCATGCGCTCAATCTCTTTGGGTGTAATAGGTCTGCAAAAGCAAGAAGAACAATTAACGATTTGAATCGAATGaatttatcgatatcgatCGATATCGTTATCGATTTATTTACCTGGTGCGACTCTGCTCGCGCAGCAAGTTCATGACGTGGGTGGTGAACTCATTGCAAGCCTGCTCATATTTCTCCAGCTCCTGGTGATAGATCTGACGGATCTGTGCCAATTTGGCGCGATAATCCGAATGCTCGATGGCGTTATCGGCACCATCGATGGACAGTGAACCGCCCTGGctggctgccgctgctgagGCGGCTGCAGCGCCACCGCCGCCCTTTTCGGGACCGGCCACGCCTTCGGCAATCAGCATGTTATCCAGGCGCATCAATTGCGGATCTGGGGGCTCCTCCTCTTGCGTGTTGCGAATCGACAGCActgcagcaagcaaaaaaacaaaacaaaagcaaaaaaacacattttaaaatttcaagcttgaagaaaattgcaaatggcaTCCAGAAGGCGGGCAGTGTTGCCACCCCCCCTCGAGCAAAATAAAACTACTTGCACGTAGCTAAGAAAACAGTGTTGTCCCCCCACACAAAAGCTTATTGCATTGTCTCTACTAAGGATgtctgcgtctgtgtgtgtgtgtgtaagagagaacgcataaaattttattatgcGTCGCTGTCGAACAAGTagaagatgatgaagaagaagaagcagcagcagcacaaacacATGGACAAAGCTGCCTTATTGTCTAGGGAaatgcgtgtgcgtgtgtgtgtgtgtgcgtgttcttgtttgttttgtttttgtcttcttCTATTATTTGCAAGTCATGGCTATGCATGAATTAGATTTTgcgccagttgccagttgctgctactgctgctgctcttcctGAATCTTAATCACGTTGCCAAGGAGTTAGTCGAAGAAGTAGCAAACATTTCGCGAATGCCAACAATTGACTCCCCACTCCTCCCCCTCTTCCACTTTTTCGCACGCAAAAGCTCATCAGCATTTCGACAGCGTTCCAACAACAATGGTCCCGTTGTCTTCCATgtattatgtatgtgtgtgcgtcgcTCTctccttgtgtgtgtgtgtgtgtgtttggtgcaACCAGCAAGAGTCTAACTCGAGTAATGAAATCTAAAGCCAAACTTCCTTgtgctcttctcttctcttccttCGCGTTCTCACGCCCCTCGACAACTACAGTTAAGCTCAACTGCAAGGCTGCCTTTGAATAATACATGACACAAgccctcgctctctctctctctctctccgtctctctcacAC
This region includes:
- the LOC133849512 gene encoding homeobox protein extradenticle gives rise to the protein MEDRMMAHTGGMMAPQGYGLPGQDDGQNAGNENEVRKQKDIGEILQQIMSISEQSLDEAQARKHTLNCHRMKPALFSVLCEIKEKTVLSIRNTQEEEPPDPQLMRLDNMLIAEGVAGPEKGGGGAAAASAAAASQGGSLSIDGADNAIEHSDYRAKLAQIRQIYHQELEKYEQACNEFTTHVMNLLREQSRTRPITPKEIERMVQIIHKKFSSIQMQLKQSTCEAVMILRSRFLDARRKRRNFSKQASEILNEYFYSHLSNPYPSEEAKEELARKCGITVSQVSNWFGNKRIRYKKNIGKAQEEANLYAAKKAAGASPYSMAGPPSGTTTPMMSPAPPQDSMGYPMGSGGYDQQQPYDNSMGGYDPNLHQDLSP